From the Verrucomicrobiia bacterium genome, one window contains:
- a CDS encoding radical SAM protein, with product MSTEKTAPSPAAMGGPRESGSPGEDSHPEAYLEAYPEAVRDRNRWVVERRGARVPVDPRRPAGWLVETEPDGEGREIPILTVFLTNRECPWRCVFCDLWKHTLERRVGPGDLAAQWEVASGDEAVREARPRWVKLYNAGSFFDPGAIPGGEWASLAERVRGFDRVIVESHPRWIGDRVWRWRDLLRQGRGGAEGGGAELEVAMGLETANPAVLERLNKGVTLDGFRRAASALRREGVALRVFVLVQPPFEEPSETVAWAVRSAAFAFECGAGVVSLIPVRPGNGALEALQRLGQFTAPRLGALEQAWEGVHRLGRGRVFADLWGLETFRRCSPCFDRRLERLAGMNRSQAPGWAGHCASCGDEWGGREKSTAGIAGSGGGW from the coding sequence ATGTCCACCGAGAAAACGGCACCTTCGCCCGCTGCCATGGGTGGCCCGAGGGAGTCGGGGTCACCCGGTGAAGACTCCCATCCCGAGGCCTATCTTGAGGCCTATCCTGAGGCCGTCCGGGATCGCAATCGGTGGGTGGTCGAGCGACGCGGGGCGCGGGTTCCGGTGGATCCGCGGCGGCCGGCTGGCTGGCTGGTGGAGACGGAGCCGGACGGCGAGGGGCGGGAGATTCCGATCCTGACGGTGTTCCTCACCAACCGGGAGTGCCCGTGGCGCTGCGTGTTCTGCGATCTGTGGAAGCACACCCTGGAACGGCGGGTTGGTCCGGGTGATCTGGCGGCGCAATGGGAGGTGGCGTCCGGGGACGAGGCTGTCCGGGAGGCCCGGCCGCGATGGGTGAAGCTGTACAACGCCGGGAGTTTCTTCGATCCCGGCGCGATTCCCGGTGGGGAATGGGCGTCCCTGGCGGAGCGGGTGCGAGGGTTCGATCGGGTGATTGTCGAGTCGCACCCGCGCTGGATCGGCGACCGTGTCTGGCGCTGGCGGGATCTGCTTCGGCAGGGACGGGGCGGGGCGGAAGGCGGGGGGGCGGAACTGGAAGTCGCGATGGGACTCGAGACCGCCAATCCGGCGGTGCTGGAGCGGCTGAACAAAGGGGTGACCCTCGATGGATTCCGGCGGGCCGCCTCGGCGTTGCGCCGCGAAGGGGTTGCTCTGCGCGTCTTCGTGCTGGTGCAGCCTCCGTTCGAGGAGCCGTCCGAGACCGTCGCCTGGGCGGTGCGTTCGGCGGCCTTCGCCTTCGAGTGCGGTGCCGGAGTGGTGTCGCTGATCCCCGTCCGACCCGGCAACGGGGCACTGGAAGCGCTGCAACGGCTCGGACAGTTCACCGCTCCGCGATTGGGGGCGTTGGAACAGGCCTGGGAAGGGGTGCATCGACTGGGGCGAGGTCGGGTTTTCGCGGACCTCTGGGGACTCGAGACGTTCCGGCGGTGCAGTCCCTGTTTCGACCGCCGGTTGGAGCGTCTGGCCGGGATGAACCGGAGCCAGGCCCCCGGATGGGCCGGGCATTGCGCGTCGTGCGGGGACGAGTGGGGTGGGCGGGAAAAGTCAACCGCAGGGATTGCCGGAAGCGGAGGGGGTTGGTAG
- a CDS encoding c-type cytochrome — MDYGPYLTASIGIPGARTNIAYKGIAVNLGRAHGGTANEAVVFDTDLLRYAAGWTGNFVALRGLVYDGEHWTYPNLDGTPVFTNPAEPGWASNEEGWADPRPEPFGPLPRDWAHWKGLYRHGGTVVFSYTVGERTVLDRPSLEHGGAGTVFTRSLEVGAGARGLQVQVAGEPGGRISFRRVADVSGVTGEGPATGLLAILGRETGEGGDGGGLLAVGVRGGPGDAQWRTGGDGRLRLAIPSGAVSRWKLLIWRGPESGLQEFAAQVAGTASPEELGRYTRGGPGLWQQELVTAGRLGAEEGPYAIDELTVPEDNPWRSWMRFGALELFPDGDRAAVATWSGDVWIVGGIGGGLERLTWRRIATGLFQPLGLQIVDGRIFVLGRDQITLLHDLNGDGETDFYENFNNDALVSEHFHEFAVDLKRGADGDFYYVKCARHALPSLHAQHGSLIRVSRDGTRSEVVARGFRAVSGLGIGPGGDFTTIDNQGHWMPANRLNWVREGGWYGNSWAANPDGREGYDEPLCWMHNFVDRSGGTQLWVPTDRWGPLRDQLITLSYGMGQMFLVLHERGEDGRRQGAVTRFPVEFDTGIMRGVFHPWNRQLYTAGLYGWAGNKTRPGAFVRIRHTGQPLRMPDRLHIARDGIVLGFSDPLDPVSATDPGNYDLKAWNYRWSARYGSPDLRLDGQEGRDTWRISEVLLAADRRTVFLRVPQLQPVMQWHLEFEVRGEDGAPVRNFVHGTIHWKGSREGAEVIGPVAASRLAGAGIGADREKPGLRRTVRSSGGAGDAREDVQTVRLAALRVASGESPSGLVPPGPFRARWEGFLNLDLNDRMTFEVEGRGDVRLRIGGVLVLGGRVEVGEVLSGAPVALSGGRNPFELEYESPVTGDAVCRVYWRSERHPREPIPPTSFSHDAGLAEAGPWDVVREGRRLFGERHCGACHEPGAGWHAGAMPELGWKGPSFEGIGDRLHEAWMADWILDPQEQRADARMPAVLHGVGARDEARDLAAYLATLRSEGPDRGSTGREGRRGVGAEGEGVAQGARRFVDLGCVACHLAPGEAGSGPDDVRMSLGQVGAKWRPEALAEYLRQPDRHHAATRMPDFRLSEEEGAELAAWLLSGTGGQGLEGGHSRPGDPVRGRRLVAERQCLQCHEVPGGMRPGPGLALSDLAAADGSRGCLADNATDRGGAPRWRWAEEELSALRALGGWGWDAALRWDTPAEFAERQHAAMNCAACHGRDGIPDRLAGWIGGREEALDEDGSGAGSRVHRERPSLTFAGEKLRTDWVRRLLAGELGYATRPGSVVRMPAFRGISAGMAEGMARQHGYGDRLSDRAGPGEPDAALAEIGRRLIGVEGGFSCVSCHGVGERAALAGPDTETVNFSVVTDRLRREFYWRYVRDPSRLVPDTMMPRFIGDDGRTALEGILGGDAARQFEAIWEYLRVLGRER, encoded by the coding sequence ATGGATTACGGGCCGTATCTCACCGCTTCGATCGGGATTCCGGGGGCTCGGACCAATATCGCCTACAAGGGCATTGCCGTGAACCTGGGCCGGGCGCACGGCGGCACGGCGAACGAGGCGGTGGTGTTCGACACGGATCTGCTGCGGTATGCGGCGGGATGGACGGGGAATTTCGTGGCCCTGAGGGGGTTGGTGTACGACGGGGAACACTGGACCTACCCGAACCTGGACGGGACCCCGGTGTTCACGAATCCGGCGGAACCCGGTTGGGCATCGAACGAGGAGGGGTGGGCGGATCCGCGTCCCGAACCGTTCGGACCGCTGCCACGCGACTGGGCGCATTGGAAGGGACTTTACCGGCACGGCGGGACGGTGGTGTTTTCGTACACCGTGGGCGAGCGGACGGTGCTCGACCGGCCTTCACTGGAACATGGCGGGGCGGGGACGGTGTTCACCCGGTCCCTCGAGGTGGGTGCGGGCGCGCGAGGGCTTCAGGTGCAGGTGGCGGGTGAACCGGGCGGCCGGATCTCCTTCCGGCGCGTGGCGGATGTGTCCGGGGTGACGGGGGAGGGACCGGCCACCGGGCTATTGGCGATTCTGGGGCGGGAGACGGGAGAGGGGGGGGATGGGGGCGGTCTGCTGGCGGTGGGTGTCCGGGGCGGGCCGGGCGACGCGCAGTGGCGGACGGGCGGCGACGGGAGACTGCGGCTGGCCATTCCGTCGGGTGCGGTTTCGCGGTGGAAGCTGTTGATCTGGCGGGGGCCGGAATCGGGGCTGCAGGAATTTGCAGCGCAGGTGGCGGGGACGGCGTCTCCGGAGGAACTGGGGCGGTACACGCGGGGCGGGCCGGGCTTGTGGCAGCAGGAGTTGGTGACGGCGGGGCGCCTTGGGGCGGAGGAGGGGCCTTACGCGATCGACGAACTGACGGTGCCCGAGGACAACCCCTGGCGGTCGTGGATGCGGTTCGGGGCGTTGGAATTGTTCCCCGACGGGGACCGGGCCGCGGTGGCGACGTGGAGCGGGGATGTGTGGATTGTGGGGGGAATTGGAGGAGGCCTCGAGCGGCTGACGTGGCGGCGGATCGCCACGGGATTGTTTCAGCCATTGGGACTCCAGATTGTGGACGGGCGGATCTTTGTGCTGGGCCGCGACCAGATCACGCTGCTGCACGATCTCAATGGGGACGGGGAGACCGACTTCTACGAGAACTTCAACAACGACGCGCTGGTCAGCGAGCATTTCCACGAGTTCGCGGTGGATCTCAAACGGGGTGCGGACGGTGATTTCTACTACGTGAAGTGCGCCCGGCACGCCCTGCCGTCGCTGCATGCGCAGCATGGGAGTCTGATCCGGGTGTCGCGGGACGGGACGCGGTCGGAGGTGGTGGCCCGCGGGTTTCGGGCGGTCAGCGGGCTGGGGATCGGGCCGGGCGGGGACTTCACCACCATCGACAACCAGGGCCACTGGATGCCGGCGAACCGGCTCAACTGGGTCCGGGAGGGCGGTTGGTACGGCAACAGTTGGGCGGCGAATCCGGACGGGCGTGAGGGTTACGACGAGCCGCTGTGCTGGATGCACAACTTCGTGGACCGGTCGGGCGGGACGCAGTTGTGGGTGCCGACCGACCGCTGGGGACCCTTGCGGGACCAGTTGATCACGCTGTCCTACGGCATGGGGCAGATGTTCCTGGTGCTGCACGAGCGGGGGGAGGACGGGCGCCGTCAAGGGGCGGTCACCCGGTTCCCGGTCGAGTTCGACACCGGGATCATGCGGGGCGTGTTTCATCCCTGGAACCGGCAGCTTTACACGGCGGGTCTGTACGGATGGGCCGGGAACAAGACGCGTCCGGGGGCGTTTGTCCGGATCCGCCACACGGGGCAGCCGTTGCGCATGCCCGACCGCCTGCATATCGCCCGGGACGGGATCGTACTTGGCTTTAGTGATCCGCTGGACCCGGTCAGCGCAACCGATCCGGGAAACTACGATCTGAAGGCCTGGAACTACCGGTGGTCGGCGCGGTATGGCTCGCCCGATCTGCGGCTCGACGGGCAGGAAGGGCGCGACACCTGGCGGATTTCGGAGGTCCTCCTGGCTGCGGATCGGAGGACCGTGTTTCTTCGGGTCCCGCAACTTCAGCCGGTGATGCAGTGGCACCTGGAGTTCGAGGTGCGCGGGGAGGACGGGGCGCCGGTCCGCAATTTTGTCCACGGGACGATTCACTGGAAGGGGTCGCGTGAAGGCGCGGAGGTGATCGGTCCGGTGGCGGCGTCGCGACTGGCGGGGGCGGGCATCGGGGCGGATCGGGAGAAGCCGGGGTTGCGGAGGACGGTGCGTTCCTCTGGCGGAGCGGGCGATGCGCGGGAGGATGTGCAGACGGTGCGGTTGGCCGCGTTGCGGGTGGCGTCCGGGGAATCGCCGTCGGGATTGGTGCCGCCTGGTCCGTTCCGGGCGCGGTGGGAGGGATTTCTGAATCTGGATCTCAACGATCGGATGACGTTCGAGGTGGAGGGACGGGGCGACGTTCGGCTGCGGATCGGCGGCGTGTTGGTGCTGGGGGGCCGGGTGGAGGTTGGGGAAGTGCTGTCGGGAGCGCCGGTGGCGTTGTCGGGGGGGCGCAACCCTTTCGAACTCGAGTATGAGAGTCCGGTCACGGGCGATGCGGTGTGCCGGGTGTACTGGAGGTCGGAACGGCACCCACGGGAACCGATCCCGCCGACGTCCTTCAGTCATGATGCCGGGTTGGCGGAAGCCGGGCCGTGGGACGTCGTGCGGGAGGGACGACGGCTGTTTGGGGAACGCCATTGCGGTGCCTGCCACGAGCCCGGTGCGGGATGGCACGCGGGCGCGATGCCGGAACTGGGTTGGAAGGGGCCTTCGTTCGAGGGGATCGGGGACCGGTTGCACGAGGCGTGGATGGCCGATTGGATTCTCGATCCGCAGGAACAGCGGGCGGACGCGCGGATGCCGGCGGTGCTGCATGGGGTCGGGGCGCGGGACGAGGCCCGGGACCTGGCGGCGTACCTGGCGACCTTGCGATCGGAGGGGCCGGACCGTGGATCGACGGGGCGCGAGGGTCGCCGGGGCGTGGGTGCGGAGGGTGAGGGCGTGGCGCAGGGGGCGCGGCGATTCGTGGATCTCGGGTGCGTGGCGTGCCATCTCGCGCCCGGCGAGGCGGGGTCCGGCCCGGACGACGTGCGGATGAGTCTCGGTCAGGTTGGGGCCAAGTGGCGGCCGGAAGCGCTGGCGGAATACCTGCGGCAGCCCGACCGGCATCACGCGGCCACGCGCATGCCGGACTTTCGGTTGAGCGAGGAGGAAGGCGCGGAACTGGCCGCCTGGCTGCTGTCGGGCACGGGGGGGCAGGGGTTGGAAGGCGGTCACAGCCGGCCTGGGGATCCGGTGCGCGGACGGCGGTTGGTGGCGGAGCGGCAGTGTCTGCAATGCCACGAGGTGCCGGGCGGGATGCGGCCGGGACCGGGGCTGGCGTTGTCGGATCTTGCCGCGGCCGACGGATCCCGGGGCTGTCTGGCGGACAACGCCACGGACCGGGGCGGGGCGCCCCGCTGGCGCTGGGCGGAGGAGGAGCTGTCGGCCTTGAGGGCGTTGGGCGGGTGGGGATGGGACGCGGCACTGAGGTGGGACACGCCGGCGGAGTTCGCCGAGCGTCAGCATGCGGCCATGAACTGTGCGGCGTGCCACGGGCGGGACGGGATTCCGGACCGGTTGGCGGGGTGGATTGGCGGACGGGAGGAGGCATTGGACGAGGATGGCAGCGGCGCCGGAAGCCGGGTTCATCGGGAGCGACCGTCCCTGACCTTCGCAGGTGAGAAGCTGCGGACGGACTGGGTGCGGCGTCTGCTGGCCGGGGAACTGGGCTATGCCACACGTCCGGGTTCGGTGGTCCGGATGCCGGCGTTTCGGGGGATTTCGGCGGGCATGGCGGAGGGGATGGCCCGGCAGCACGGGTATGGAGATCGGTTGTCGGACCGGGCCGGGCCGGGGGAGCCGGATGCCGCGTTGGCGGAGATCGGGCGGCGGTTGATCGGCGTCGAGGGAGGGTTTTCGTGCGTCTCCTGTCACGGGGTGGGAGAACGTGCGGCGCTGGCGGGGCCGGATACGGAGACGGTGAACTTCTCGGTGGTCACGGACCGGCTGCGTCGGGAGTTCTACTGGCGCTATGTGCGCGATCCGTCGCGGCTGGTGCCGGACACGATGATGCCGCGGTTCATTGGGGACGACGGAAGGACGGCGCTGGAGGGGATTCTGGGGGGGGACGCGGCGCGTCAGTTCGAGGCCATTTGGGAATACCTGCGGGTGCTGGGGCGGGAGCGGTGA
- the xylA gene encoding xylose isomerase, which produces MPKAFFPRIGAIRFEGPDTKNPLAFRHYNPDERVEGKPMKDHLRFAVVYWHTMRGSGADMFGWGTARRTWQTGEGTVKDAVARARAMFEFVGKIGAPYYCWHDRDVAPHGKTLAESNRNFDAVGKVLKSLQDDTGIGLLWGTAQNFVHPRYMHGAATSCSADVFCFAAAQVKKALEWTHELKGAGYVFWGGREGYSTLLNTDLKREMDHLGRFMHMAVDYKKKLGFKGPFYIEPKPKEPTKHQYDSDAAACLNFLREYGLLDHFKLNIETNHATLAGHTMQHELEVAAAAGALGSIDANMGDVLLGWDTDQFPTDLYLTSQVMLTLLNHGGFTTGGTNFDAKVRRESFTPEDLFHAHIAGMDAFARGLKIAAAIRKDGRLAEFVRNRYRSWDDGIGARIESGKAGFADCERHALNLGEVKDLESGRQEWLEALYNEFI; this is translated from the coding sequence ATGCCCAAGGCATTTTTCCCCCGGATTGGGGCCATCCGTTTCGAAGGTCCCGACACCAAGAACCCGCTGGCGTTCCGGCACTACAACCCCGACGAACGGGTCGAGGGCAAGCCGATGAAGGACCATCTGCGATTCGCCGTGGTGTACTGGCACACCATGCGCGGCAGCGGGGCCGACATGTTCGGGTGGGGGACGGCCCGGCGGACGTGGCAGACCGGGGAGGGGACGGTCAAGGACGCCGTGGCGCGGGCGCGGGCGATGTTCGAGTTCGTCGGGAAGATCGGGGCGCCGTACTACTGCTGGCATGACCGGGATGTGGCGCCGCACGGGAAGACGCTGGCGGAGTCGAACCGGAATTTCGACGCGGTGGGCAAGGTGTTGAAGTCGCTCCAGGACGACACGGGGATCGGGTTGTTGTGGGGGACGGCGCAGAACTTCGTGCATCCCCGCTACATGCATGGGGCGGCCACGAGCTGCAGCGCGGACGTCTTCTGCTTCGCGGCGGCCCAGGTGAAGAAGGCGTTGGAGTGGACGCACGAGCTGAAGGGTGCCGGGTACGTGTTCTGGGGCGGGCGCGAGGGGTATTCGACGCTGCTGAACACGGATCTGAAGCGGGAGATGGACCATCTCGGGCGGTTCATGCACATGGCGGTGGACTACAAGAAGAAGCTCGGGTTCAAGGGGCCGTTTTACATCGAGCCCAAGCCCAAGGAACCCACCAAGCACCAGTACGATTCCGACGCGGCGGCGTGTCTGAACTTCCTGCGCGAATACGGGCTGCTCGACCACTTCAAGCTCAACATCGAGACCAACCACGCCACGCTGGCCGGTCACACCATGCAGCATGAACTCGAGGTGGCCGCCGCCGCCGGGGCGCTGGGGTCGATCGACGCCAACATGGGCGACGTGCTGCTGGGCTGGGACACCGACCAGTTCCCGACCGACCTCTACCTCACCAGCCAGGTGATGCTCACCCTGCTGAACCACGGGGGATTCACCACGGGCGGGACCAACTTCGACGCCAAGGTCCGGCGGGAAAGTTTCACGCCCGAGGATCTGTTTCATGCCCACATCGCCGGCATGGACGCCTTTGCGCGCGGGTTGAAGATCGCCGCGGCGATCCGCAAGGACGGGCGCCTCGCCGAGTTTGTCCGGAACCGGTACCGAAGCTGGGATGACGGGATCGGGGCGCGCATCGAGTCGGGCAAGGCGGGCTTCGCCGACTGCGAACGGCATGCGCTCAATCTGGGCGAGGTCAAGGACCTCGAGTCCGGCCGGCAGGAGTGGCTGGAAGCGCTCTACAACGAGTTCATCTAG
- a CDS encoding UDP-N-acetylglucosamine diphosphorylase, with amino-acid sequence MFAPSDLFDLSETEHAALFEGCETAWDALRRLGDYVKSVARSELRNTCDGVAWVGDNVFIGEGTVVEDGAMIQGPTVIGRRCRIRHNAYIRGNTLVGDDCVVGNACELKSAVLFNGCQVPHFNYVGDSILGHRAHLGAGVKISNLKIVEGTVFVEHEGRRVDSGLRKFGALIGDHAQVGCNAVLNPGTILGRHALVYPNVNWRGVLPARHVAKNRAVVEVVAWTPTGT; translated from the coding sequence ATGTTTGCGCCTTCGGACCTGTTTGATTTGAGCGAGACGGAGCACGCGGCCTTGTTCGAGGGTTGCGAGACGGCATGGGACGCCCTGCGGAGACTGGGGGATTACGTGAAGTCGGTGGCCCGGTCGGAATTGCGGAACACGTGTGACGGGGTGGCGTGGGTGGGGGACAACGTGTTCATCGGCGAGGGGACGGTGGTCGAGGATGGGGCGATGATTCAGGGTCCGACGGTCATCGGGCGCCGCTGCCGCATCCGGCACAACGCCTACATTCGAGGGAACACCCTGGTGGGGGACGACTGCGTGGTGGGGAACGCCTGCGAACTGAAGAGCGCCGTGCTCTTCAATGGCTGCCAGGTGCCGCACTTCAACTACGTGGGGGATTCGATCCTCGGCCATCGGGCGCATCTCGGGGCCGGGGTGAAGATATCCAACCTGAAGATCGTGGAGGGAACGGTGTTTGTGGAGCACGAGGGCCGGCGGGTGGACAGCGGGCTGCGGAAGTTTGGGGCGCTGATCGGGGACCACGCCCAGGTGGGGTGCAACGCGGTGTTGAACCCGGGCACGATTCTCGGGCGCCACGCGCTGGTCTATCCGAACGTCAACTGGCGGGGTGTCCTGCCTGCGCGTCACGTCGCCAAGAACCGGGCCGTCGTCGAGGTGGTCGCCTGGACTCCGACGGGCACGTGA